The following are from one region of the Bradyrhizobium septentrionale genome:
- a CDS encoding TetR/AcrR family transcriptional regulator yields MPKPSLRDAILDAGLKAMFRTGYHGTSVRDVTAAAGAPQGSFTNHFRSKELFAAEVLDRYFLYVRGLVAEALDDTTLPPRERLRRYLDLITGKLAYDGFTRGCLIGDFSLEASGSSEMLRAQLDDIFREWRVPFAACIAEAQAKREIASDFDPDALADFLLASWQGAMLRMKVERSEAALTRFKTIAFQTVFKELP; encoded by the coding sequence ATGCCGAAACCCTCTCTCCGCGATGCCATCCTCGACGCCGGCCTGAAGGCGATGTTCCGCACCGGCTATCACGGCACCAGCGTGCGCGACGTCACGGCCGCCGCCGGCGCCCCGCAGGGCTCGTTCACCAACCATTTCCGCTCCAAGGAGCTGTTCGCGGCCGAGGTGCTCGACCGCTACTTCCTCTATGTGCGCGGCCTCGTCGCGGAAGCACTCGATGACACTACGCTGCCGCCGCGCGAAAGGCTGCGGCGCTATCTCGATCTCATCACCGGCAAGCTTGCGTATGACGGCTTCACCCGCGGCTGCCTGATCGGCGATTTCAGCCTCGAGGCGTCAGGCTCCAGCGAGATGCTGCGCGCGCAGCTCGACGACATCTTCCGGGAGTGGCGTGTGCCGTTCGCAGCCTGCATCGCCGAAGCCCAGGCCAAGCGCGAGATCGCCTCCGACTTCGATCCCGACGCGCTTGCCGATTTCCTGCTCGCATCCTGGCAGGGCGCGATGCTGCGCATGAAGGTTGAACGCAGCGAAGCCGCGCTGACGCGCTTCAAGACGATCGCATTCCAAACCGTGTTCAAGGAGTTGCCATGA
- a CDS encoding type II toxin-antitoxin system RelB/DinJ family antitoxin — translation MASNALVQTRIDADVKEKATAVLENMGLTVSDAVRILLTRTANEGALPLELVSNSQAYDSWFGEKVRHALADTRPNLDDSEVEAHFAQRRTAALRKAAERKR, via the coding sequence ATGGCTTCGAATGCCCTAGTCCAAACCCGCATCGATGCGGACGTAAAGGAAAAGGCCACCGCGGTTCTGGAAAACATGGGTCTCACGGTATCCGACGCCGTGCGGATCCTGCTGACACGCACGGCCAACGAGGGGGCGCTTCCACTGGAGCTCGTGAGCAACAGCCAAGCTTACGACAGCTGGTTTGGTGAGAAGGTGCGCCATGCGCTGGCGGATACCCGGCCCAATCTCGATGATTCCGAGGTCGAAGCGCATTTCGCGCAACGCCGCACCGCTGCGCTTCGAAAAGCGGCGGAGCGTAAACGTTGA
- a CDS encoding OmpA family protein, giving the protein MHGLFKWSSKWWPGVIPLVVLWGIAAWTSTATVEADLAARSNAALKDTVLDKRRISVDGRDVTFAANAFSEDGRLSAVASVEAVPGVRLVNDETRLVAEAKPYVWSAERDVVRVTLGGNAPLPSSKSKLTEAAKASLGGVEVVDQMALARGAPSRFDAAALLLLDQISKLKDGKITLTDSKVNLAGMARELGGREAVAAALKNLPEGYSVAANDIKAPPYVFQAYKDPVAVTLTLTGYVPDNNVHAALVAAAGRKFFSEKVVDNLKASLGAPSGFAAAVAPALGALSRLSTGTLVVSDREVKLSGDALYDAAAGQIRDGLGKDFPQGWQYKAEVTVKPAAAPVDPTVCQQLFSEILAKGKIRFESGKADIVPDSAGLIDRLIETAMRCPNATIEVVGHTDSDGEEAANQALSERRALAVVDYLVRAGLPANRFTPIGYGSTQPLAGNDSEDGKAQNRRIEFVVK; this is encoded by the coding sequence ATGCACGGACTTTTCAAGTGGAGTAGCAAGTGGTGGCCGGGCGTGATTCCACTGGTCGTCCTTTGGGGTATCGCGGCCTGGACCAGCACGGCAACGGTCGAAGCCGATCTTGCTGCGCGCTCTAATGCCGCACTCAAGGACACCGTGCTCGACAAGCGCCGCATCAGCGTCGACGGCCGCGACGTGACGTTTGCCGCCAACGCCTTCTCCGAAGACGGCCGGCTCAGCGCGGTGGCGTCGGTCGAGGCGGTGCCGGGCGTGCGACTGGTCAACGACGAGACCCGGCTTGTTGCCGAGGCCAAGCCCTATGTCTGGTCCGCCGAACGCGACGTGGTGCGGGTCACGCTTGGCGGCAATGCGCCGCTGCCGTCGAGCAAGAGCAAGTTGACCGAGGCCGCGAAGGCCAGCCTCGGTGGTGTCGAGGTGGTGGATCAGATGGCGCTCGCCCGCGGCGCACCGTCGCGGTTCGACGCGGCCGCGCTGCTGCTGCTCGACCAGATCAGCAAGCTGAAGGACGGCAAGATCACGCTGACCGACAGCAAGGTTAACCTCGCCGGCATGGCGCGCGAGCTCGGCGGCCGCGAAGCGGTCGCGGCCGCGCTGAAGAACCTGCCGGAAGGCTATTCGGTCGCCGCCAACGACATCAAGGCGCCGCCTTACGTGTTCCAGGCCTACAAGGACCCGGTCGCGGTGACGCTGACGCTGACCGGATACGTGCCTGACAACAACGTGCATGCCGCGCTGGTCGCGGCCGCCGGCCGCAAGTTCTTCAGCGAGAAGGTGGTCGACAATCTCAAGGCCAGCCTCGGCGCGCCATCGGGTTTTGCGGCGGCGGTGGCGCCTGCGCTCGGCGCGCTGTCGCGGCTGTCGACCGGAACGCTTGTCGTCTCGGACCGCGAGGTGAAGCTGTCGGGCGATGCGCTCTATGATGCCGCGGCCGGCCAGATCCGCGACGGGCTCGGCAAGGACTTCCCGCAGGGCTGGCAGTACAAGGCCGAGGTCACGGTCAAGCCGGCGGCGGCGCCGGTCGATCCCACCGTGTGCCAGCAGCTGTTTTCCGAGATCCTCGCGAAAGGCAAGATCCGCTTCGAATCCGGCAAGGCCGACATCGTGCCTGACTCCGCCGGTCTGATCGACCGCCTGATCGAGACCGCGATGCGCTGCCCGAATGCCACGATCGAGGTCGTCGGCCATACCGACAGCGACGGTGAGGAAGCCGCCAACCAGGCGCTGTCGGAACGTCGGGCGCTGGCCGTGGTCGATTACCTGGTGCGCGCCGGGCTGCCCGCCAATCGCTTCACGCCGATCGGCTATGGCAGCACGCAGCCGCTCGCCGGCAACGACAGTGAAGATGGCAAGGCGCAGAACCGCCGCATCGAATTCGTGGTGAAGTAG
- a CDS encoding lysylphosphatidylglycerol synthase domain-containing protein: protein MLEAIRRAMAFLRQKQILHRLGVVISIAVIGIACYVLYHMLRGIDTNEVLEAIKSTEPRQIALAGLFVTAGYFTLTFYDLFAVRAIGHAHVPYRINALAAFTSYSIGHNVGASVFTGGAVRYRIYSAWGLNAIDVAKICFLAGLTFWLGNAAVLGLGIAYHPEAAANIDQLPPWLNRTLAFGIIIALVAYVVWVWTQPRVVGRGPWTVTLPGGPLTLLQIAIGIVDLGFCALAMYVLVPDEPNLGFVVVAVIFVSATLLGFASHSPGGLGVFDAAMLVGLWQMDREDLLGGMLLFRLLYYIAPFVISVILLTFREVIVGARLKRPPQADSGPRAEPHHEAVLVRKRGDSGV, encoded by the coding sequence ATGCTGGAAGCAATACGCAGGGCGATGGCGTTTCTGCGCCAGAAGCAAATCCTGCATCGGCTGGGTGTTGTGATCAGCATCGCCGTCATCGGCATCGCCTGCTACGTCCTCTATCACATGCTGCGCGGCATCGACACCAACGAGGTGCTCGAGGCCATCAAGAGCACCGAGCCGCGGCAAATCGCGCTGGCGGGGCTGTTTGTCACAGCCGGCTATTTCACGCTGACCTTCTACGATCTGTTCGCGGTGCGTGCGATCGGCCACGCCCACGTGCCCTATCGCATCAACGCGCTCGCGGCCTTCACCTCCTATTCGATCGGCCACAATGTCGGCGCCAGCGTCTTCACCGGCGGCGCGGTGCGCTACCGGATCTATTCGGCCTGGGGACTAAACGCGATCGACGTCGCCAAGATCTGCTTTCTCGCCGGCCTCACCTTCTGGCTCGGCAATGCAGCGGTGCTCGGGCTCGGCATCGCCTACCACCCGGAGGCCGCCGCCAACATCGACCAGCTGCCGCCCTGGCTCAACCGCACGCTGGCGTTCGGCATCATCATCGCGCTGGTCGCCTATGTGGTCTGGGTCTGGACCCAGCCGCGGGTGGTCGGCCGCGGCCCGTGGACGGTGACCTTGCCGGGCGGTCCGCTGACGCTGCTGCAGATCGCAATCGGCATCGTCGACCTCGGCTTCTGCGCGCTGGCGATGTACGTGCTGGTGCCGGACGAGCCCAATCTCGGCTTCGTCGTGGTCGCCGTCATCTTCGTGTCGGCGACCCTGCTCGGCTTCGCCAGCCACTCCCCGGGCGGCCTTGGGGTGTTCGACGCCGCCATGCTGGTCGGCCTCTGGCAGATGGACCGCGAGGACCTGCTCGGCGGCATGCTGCTGTTCCGCCTGCTCTACTATATTGCGCCGTTCGTCATATCTGTAATCTTGCTGACGTTTCGGGAGGTTATCGTCGGCGCCCGACTCAAACGGCCGCCGCAGGCTGATTCGGGTCCCCGCGCTGAGCCGCATCATGAGGCGGTTCTGGTCCGCAAGCGCGGTGACTCCGGCGTCTGA
- a CDS encoding SDR family NAD(P)-dependent oxidoreductase, whose translation MFKDLFSLKGRVALVTGGSRGIGKMIAAGFLAQGAAKVYITARKAGPCEATAQELSAEYDGECIALPIDISTVEGCEKLASEIIKREPKLDILVNNAGAAWGADFDEFPESGWDKVMNLNVKSIFFLTKALAKPLRAAATHDKPGKVINIASIDGIFVNPMETYSYAASKAAVIHLTRRMATRLIKDNINVTAIAPGAFKSDMNKAARDHADEVAKRVPAKRVGTDEDMAGVAIYLASRAGDYVVGNTIAVDGGVVYATAGLEIAG comes from the coding sequence ATGTTCAAGGATCTATTCTCACTGAAAGGACGCGTCGCGCTGGTCACCGGAGGATCGCGCGGCATCGGCAAGATGATCGCGGCCGGCTTCCTCGCGCAGGGCGCCGCCAAGGTCTACATCACCGCGCGCAAGGCCGGGCCGTGCGAAGCTACCGCCCAGGAGCTCTCTGCCGAATATGACGGCGAGTGCATCGCGCTGCCGATCGACATCTCAACCGTCGAGGGCTGTGAAAAGCTCGCCAGCGAGATCATCAAGCGCGAGCCGAAGCTCGACATCCTGGTCAACAATGCCGGTGCGGCATGGGGCGCGGATTTCGACGAATTCCCGGAGAGCGGCTGGGACAAGGTGATGAACCTCAACGTCAAGTCGATCTTCTTCCTGACCAAGGCGCTGGCCAAGCCGCTGCGCGCGGCGGCGACGCATGACAAGCCCGGCAAGGTGATCAACATCGCCTCGATCGACGGCATCTTCGTCAACCCGATGGAGACCTATTCCTATGCCGCGAGCAAGGCTGCGGTGATCCACCTGACGCGGCGGATGGCGACGCGGCTGATCAAGGACAACATCAACGTCACCGCGATCGCGCCGGGTGCCTTCAAGTCGGACATGAACAAGGCCGCGCGCGACCACGCCGACGAGGTCGCCAAGCGCGTTCCGGCGAAGCGCGTCGGCACCGACGAGGATATGGCGGGTGTTGCGATCTACCTCGCCTCGCGCGCCGGCGACTACGTGGTCGGGAACACGATCGCCGTCGATGGCGGCGTGGTCTACGCGACCGCGGGGCTGGAGATCGCGGGGTAG
- a CDS encoding haloalkane dehalogenase: protein MTLSVEISLHHRSVFGTTMAYRETGRSDAPHVLFLHGNPTSSFIWRNIMPLVAPVGHCIAPDLIGYGQSGKPDIAYRFFEHADYLDALIDALGINSAYLVAQDWGTALAFHLAARRPQLVRGLAFMEFIRPMRDWSDFHQHDAARETFKKFRTPGEGEAMILDNNAFVERVLPGSILRKLSEEEMAAYRAPFATRESRKPTLMLPRELPIAGEPDDVDQALAAAHAALAASTYPKLLFAASPGALVSPAFAAEFAATLQHCAVIQLGAGAHYLQEDHPEAIGRSVAGWIAGIEAASAQRRAA from the coding sequence ATGACCCTGTCCGTCGAGATCAGCCTGCATCATCGTTCCGTGTTCGGGACCACGATGGCCTATCGCGAGACCGGACGCAGCGACGCGCCGCATGTGCTGTTCCTGCACGGCAATCCGACGTCATCCTTTATCTGGCGCAACATCATGCCGCTGGTCGCGCCGGTCGGGCACTGCATCGCGCCCGACCTGATCGGCTACGGCCAGTCCGGCAAGCCCGACATCGCCTATCGCTTCTTCGAGCATGCCGACTATCTCGACGCGCTGATCGACGCGCTCGGCATCAACTCGGCGTATCTCGTCGCGCAGGATTGGGGCACGGCGCTCGCGTTCCATCTCGCGGCGCGCCGTCCGCAACTCGTGCGCGGGCTGGCTTTCATGGAGTTCATCCGCCCGATGCGGGACTGGTCCGACTTCCACCAGCACGACGCGGCACGGGAGACGTTCAAGAAGTTCAGGACACCGGGCGAGGGCGAAGCGATGATCCTCGACAACAATGCGTTCGTCGAACGCGTGCTGCCCGGCTCGATCCTGCGCAAGCTCAGCGAGGAGGAGATGGCCGCCTACCGCGCGCCGTTTGCGACGCGCGAGAGCCGCAAGCCGACATTGATGCTGCCCCGCGAGTTGCCCATCGCAGGCGAACCTGATGATGTCGATCAGGCGCTCGCCGCAGCACACGCGGCGCTTGCGGCATCGACCTATCCGAAGCTGTTGTTTGCGGCGTCGCCCGGGGCGCTGGTGTCGCCGGCCTTCGCCGCCGAATTCGCGGCGACGCTGCAGCATTGCGCGGTCATTCAGCTCGGCGCCGGCGCGCACTATCTGCAGGAGGATCATCCGGAGGCGATCGGCCGCTCGGTCGCAGGGTGGATCGCCGGGATCGAGGCCGCGAGCGCGCAACGCCGCGCGGCATGA
- a CDS encoding type II toxin-antitoxin system RelE/ParE family toxin, with product MKLVWSRFALSDRDDIFSYIEAENPRAAVHVDEQIADAARRLLDFPDSGRPGRVAGTRELVIPRTPYIAAYLVDGETGRILRVLHGAQMWPDELTNDD from the coding sequence TTGAAACTCGTCTGGTCGCGCTTCGCGTTGTCCGATCGCGACGACATTTTCAGCTACATCGAAGCCGAGAATCCCCGCGCTGCGGTTCATGTCGACGAACAGATCGCCGACGCCGCGCGGCGCCTGCTCGACTTTCCTGACAGTGGCCGGCCCGGGCGTGTCGCCGGCACGCGCGAGTTGGTCATCCCGCGCACACCTTATATCGCGGCGTACCTGGTCGACGGCGAGACTGGCCGCATCTTGCGCGTGCTTCACGGCGCGCAGATGTGGCCCGACGAACTTACAAATGACGATTAA
- a CDS encoding polysaccharide deacetylase family protein, with amino-acid sequence MKQLRNTVIRAGLAALYFSGAHHLLRPIFAGVGAIFMLHHVRPRRGDAFQPNHHLEVTPDFLRAMLTHLRALDVDVVSMDEAHRRLTERNFARRFACFTFDDGYRDNRDFALPVMREFGAPFTVYVASDFAEGCGRLWWIALERVISAASAIEVPIDGAMTKIDTATPQAKRTAFGRMHDWLRSLPGEQEMQAEISALSARHGVDEAGIARELCMSWDELRGFADDPLVTIGAHTITHCNLAKQSETIASFELATSRARIEQALQRQVAHLAYPYGDRIAAGQREFALARSIGFKTAVTTRPGMLFAESADHMTALQRVSLNGNYQEARLLPVLTSGAATAVWNGFRRIDAA; translated from the coding sequence ATGAAACAACTCCGCAACACCGTGATCCGTGCCGGGCTGGCGGCGTTGTATTTTTCGGGCGCGCATCATTTGCTGCGGCCGATCTTCGCCGGCGTCGGCGCCATCTTCATGCTGCACCATGTGCGCCCGCGGCGCGGCGACGCGTTCCAGCCCAACCATCATCTCGAGGTCACGCCCGACTTCCTGCGCGCGATGCTGACGCATCTGCGCGCGCTCGACGTCGACGTCGTCAGCATGGACGAGGCGCATCGCCGTCTCACCGAACGGAACTTCGCGCGGCGCTTCGCATGCTTCACCTTCGACGACGGCTATCGCGACAACCGCGATTTCGCGCTGCCCGTCATGCGCGAGTTCGGCGCGCCGTTCACGGTCTATGTCGCGAGCGATTTCGCCGAGGGCTGCGGCAGGCTGTGGTGGATCGCACTGGAGCGGGTGATATCGGCAGCGTCCGCGATCGAGGTGCCGATCGATGGCGCGATGACGAAGATCGACACCGCGACGCCACAGGCCAAACGCACAGCCTTCGGCCGCATGCATGACTGGCTGCGTTCGCTGCCGGGCGAGCAGGAGATGCAGGCGGAGATATCAGCGCTTAGCGCCCGCCATGGCGTCGACGAGGCCGGCATCGCGCGCGAGCTGTGCATGTCATGGGACGAGTTGCGCGGCTTTGCCGACGACCCGCTCGTCACCATCGGCGCGCACACCATCACCCATTGCAATCTCGCCAAGCAGAGCGAGACCATCGCATCGTTCGAGCTCGCGACCAGCCGGGCGCGGATCGAGCAAGCCCTGCAGCGGCAGGTCGCGCACCTCGCCTATCCCTATGGCGACCGGATCGCTGCCGGGCAGCGCGAATTCGCGCTCGCCAGGTCAATCGGCTTCAAGACCGCGGTGACGACGCGGCCCGGCATGCTGTTTGCCGAAAGCGCCGACCACATGACCGCATTGCAGCGCGTCTCGCTGAACGGCAATTACCAGGAAGCGCGGCTGTTGCCGGTCCTGACCTCGGGCGCCGCCACCGCGGTGTGGAACGGCTTTCGCCGCATCGACGCGGCGTGA
- a CDS encoding ATP-binding protein, with the protein MAIDDSHSSIFSPWPDRLRHAALILLAAALALSVVVSLGELSLVRACAVFACIAAAALVPWRLHDAGTSREDVRSGNPVEAASVSAVVAGMPDPAVLLDRAGRVIHLNTAAAELAPALRRNELAQFALRSPEIITALREAIATTEPRRATYTDHVPVDRWMELVITPVPVPTQFGGTEKCMLMTFHDLTPLRRVEEMRADFVANASHELRTPLAALSGFIDTLQGPARDDARARERFLGIMHTQATRMARLIDDLLSLSRVELSAHVRPEASIDIVPIIRQVADGLEALASERQVEIDVDLPQTPVTIAGDREELLRLFENLIENALKYGASGGRVIVSLNQTVSGASGEGSPEIRVLVRDFGPGIAPEHLPRLTERFYRVDVGDSRNQGGTGLGLSLVKHILNRHRGRLLIESVPKNGATFTACFPRPKTPIPTQS; encoded by the coding sequence ATGGCAATTGACGATTCGCATTCCTCCATCTTCTCGCCCTGGCCCGACCGGTTGCGTCATGCCGCGCTGATCCTGCTCGCCGCGGCGCTGGCGCTGAGCGTGGTGGTTTCACTCGGCGAGCTGTCGCTGGTGCGCGCCTGCGCGGTATTCGCCTGCATCGCGGCCGCGGCGCTGGTGCCATGGCGGCTGCATGATGCCGGGACCTCGCGCGAGGATGTCCGCAGTGGCAATCCGGTCGAGGCTGCCTCCGTCAGCGCGGTGGTCGCCGGCATGCCGGATCCGGCCGTGCTGCTCGATCGCGCCGGCCGCGTCATCCACCTCAACACCGCCGCGGCCGAACTCGCGCCGGCGCTGCGCCGGAACGAACTGGCGCAATTTGCCCTGCGTTCGCCGGAGATCATCACCGCGCTGCGCGAGGCGATCGCGACCACCGAGCCGCGGCGAGCCACCTACACCGACCACGTCCCGGTCGATCGCTGGATGGAACTGGTGATCACGCCGGTTCCAGTGCCGACCCAGTTCGGTGGCACCGAGAAATGTATGCTGATGACCTTCCACGACCTGACGCCGCTGCGTCGGGTCGAGGAGATGCGCGCCGACTTCGTCGCCAATGCTAGCCATGAGCTGCGCACGCCGCTCGCCGCTTTGTCCGGTTTCATCGACACGCTGCAGGGGCCGGCGCGCGACGACGCGCGGGCGCGCGAGCGGTTCCTCGGCATCATGCACACCCAGGCCACCCGCATGGCGCGGCTGATCGACGATCTGCTGTCGCTGTCGCGGGTCGAGTTGTCCGCCCATGTGCGGCCCGAGGCCTCGATCGATATCGTGCCGATCATCCGTCAGGTCGCCGACGGGCTCGAGGCGCTGGCCAGCGAGCGCCAGGTCGAGATCGACGTCGACCTGCCGCAGACCCCGGTCACGATCGCCGGCGACCGCGAGGAACTGCTCCGCCTGTTCGAGAACCTGATCGAGAATGCCCTCAAATACGGCGCCTCGGGTGGCCGCGTCATAGTGTCGCTCAATCAGACCGTTTCGGGCGCATCGGGCGAAGGAAGCCCCGAAATCCGGGTTTTGGTGCGGGATTTCGGCCCCGGCATCGCCCCGGAGCACCTGCCGCGGCTGACCGAGCGGTTCTACCGGGTCGACGTCGGCGATAGCCGTAACCAGGGCGGAACCGGTCTCGGATTATCGCTGGTGAAACATATTCTTAACCGTCATCGCGGGCGTCTTTTGATCGAGAGCGTGCCGAAAAACGGCGCCACTTTTACCGCCTGTTTTCCCCGGCCGAAGACCCCGATACCGACCCAAAGCTAA
- a CDS encoding sulfite exporter TauE/SafE family protein: MADVTSFLVLSAAVFCGAFVSGLAGFAFSAIAGAILLHAMPPTEAVPLMMACSVGVQGANLWALRHHIQWKESLSLISGGLLGVPLALWLLHNTDSRTFREGFGVMVALYAGYMLFRPAIGYGRLPEGRNALVGFGGGLIGGLTAMPGALPTIWCDIHGVPKQQQRGLVQPFIAAMQISALVMMLLHRDLSMKVAYDVVLGAPALLAGSWLGIFAFRNINEANFRRVILSLLLVSGLLLVI; this comes from the coding sequence GTGGCCGACGTCACGTCATTTCTCGTGCTCAGCGCGGCGGTGTTTTGCGGCGCCTTCGTATCCGGTCTTGCCGGCTTTGCCTTTTCGGCGATCGCCGGCGCCATCCTGCTGCATGCGATGCCGCCGACCGAGGCGGTGCCGCTGATGATGGCCTGCAGCGTCGGCGTGCAGGGCGCCAATCTGTGGGCGCTTCGGCACCACATTCAGTGGAAGGAGAGCCTGTCGCTGATTTCAGGCGGACTGCTTGGCGTGCCGCTCGCGCTCTGGCTGTTGCACAACACCGATAGCCGGACCTTCCGCGAAGGCTTCGGCGTCATGGTCGCGCTCTATGCCGGCTACATGCTGTTCAGGCCGGCGATCGGCTACGGCCGGTTGCCGGAAGGGCGCAACGCGCTGGTCGGGTTTGGCGGCGGCCTGATCGGCGGGTTGACCGCGATGCCCGGCGCGCTGCCGACGATCTGGTGCGACATCCATGGCGTGCCGAAGCAGCAGCAGCGCGGCCTCGTGCAACCCTTCATCGCCGCGATGCAGATCTCCGCGCTCGTGATGATGCTGCTGCATCGCGACCTGTCGATGAAGGTCGCCTACGACGTCGTCCTGGGCGCCCCGGCGCTGCTGGCCGGTTCGTGGCTCGGCATCTTTGCCTTCCGCAACATCAACGAGGCCAATTTCAGGCGCGTGATCCTCAGCCTGTTGCTGGTGTCGGGGCTGTTGCTGGTGATCTGA
- the pstS gene encoding phosphate ABC transporter substrate-binding protein PstS: MNFIKAIVAAGMVAASTSAFAADITGAGATFPFPIYSKWADAYKKDTGNGLNYQSIGSGAGIKQIQAKTVTFGATDAPLKAEQLEKDGLVQWPMVMGAIVPVVNVEGIKPGDLVLSGEVLGDIYLGKITKWNDAAIAKLNPKLTLPADAITVVRRSDGSGTTFNFTDYLAKSNADWKSKVGSGTAVEWPVGVGAKGNEGVAGNIGQTKNAIGYVEYAYAKQNKLTYTALVNKAGKTVQPTIAAFQAAASNADWAKAPGYYVILTDQPGEASWPITAATFILMHKDSTDKAASQEALKFFKYAFEKGDKAAEELDYIPMPDSVVKLIEKTWSSDIKS, from the coding sequence ATGAATTTCATCAAAGCAATCGTCGCTGCCGGCATGGTCGCCGCTTCGACGTCAGCCTTTGCTGCCGATATTACCGGCGCGGGCGCGACGTTTCCGTTCCCGATCTATTCGAAGTGGGCTGACGCCTACAAGAAGGACACCGGCAATGGCCTGAACTACCAGTCGATCGGTTCCGGCGCCGGCATCAAGCAGATCCAGGCCAAGACCGTGACCTTCGGCGCCACCGACGCGCCGCTCAAGGCCGAGCAGCTCGAGAAGGACGGCCTCGTCCAGTGGCCGATGGTGATGGGCGCGATCGTTCCGGTCGTGAACGTCGAGGGCATCAAGCCGGGCGACCTCGTTCTGTCGGGCGAAGTGCTCGGCGACATCTACCTCGGCAAGATCACCAAGTGGAATGACGCGGCGATCGCCAAGCTCAATCCGAAGCTGACCCTGCCGGCCGACGCCATCACCGTCGTGCGCCGTTCGGACGGTTCGGGCACCACCTTCAACTTCACCGACTATCTCGCCAAGTCGAATGCCGACTGGAAGTCCAAGGTCGGTTCCGGCACCGCGGTCGAATGGCCGGTCGGCGTCGGCGCCAAGGGCAACGAAGGCGTTGCCGGCAACATCGGCCAGACCAAGAACGCGATCGGCTATGTCGAGTACGCCTATGCCAAGCAGAACAAGCTGACCTACACCGCGCTGGTCAACAAGGCCGGCAAGACCGTGCAGCCGACCATCGCCGCCTTCCAGGCCGCTGCGTCGAATGCCGACTGGGCCAAGGCTCCCGGGTACTACGTGATCCTGACCGACCAGCCGGGCGAAGCCTCCTGGCCGATCACCGCGGCGACCTTCATCCTGATGCACAAGGACTCGACCGACAAGGCGGCCTCGCAGGAAGCGCTCAAGTTCTTCAAGTACGCCTTCGAGAAGGGTGACAAGGCGGCCGAAGAGCTCGACTACATCCCGATGCCGGACTCGGTCGTCAAGCTGATCGAGAAGACCTGGTCGTCGGACATCAAGAGCTAA
- a CDS encoding SelT/SelW/SelH family protein gives MIDLSIIYCRPCGYEKRAREAAALLRERFGLDAALVPGKGGIFEVRLDGKVIARRVKGHFPGASEIVTAVASARA, from the coding sequence ATGATCGATCTCTCGATCATTTATTGCCGTCCCTGCGGTTACGAGAAGCGCGCCAGGGAGGCGGCCGCGCTGCTGCGCGAACGCTTTGGGCTCGATGCGGCGCTGGTGCCCGGCAAGGGCGGCATCTTCGAGGTCCGGCTTGACGGCAAGGTGATCGCCCGCCGCGTCAAGGGGCATTTCCCCGGTGCCTCGGAAATCGTCACCGCGGTAGCGTCGGCGCGGGCATGA